In Panulirus ornatus isolate Po-2019 chromosome 2, ASM3632096v1, whole genome shotgun sequence, the DNA window GATTGTATGGTTCTTATGAAGGTATAAGGCTTTTCCATAGACTCTCCTTATTCAAAGTATATTTATTGCAAGTAACTACATCTCCTATATACAAATAGATAAGGCGTGTGCTCTCGATCATATACTTCTCCTTGTCTCCAAGGAGTGTGTCTGGTTGATAAGCCCGATTCTTGCTAGCCtattttgtctctttctcttgaatatatacatagagtggatgtgagcaattgaGTGACGTTTCTACCTCGGTTCCTGGCGCTTGTACCCTGGTCCTTCTGTTTGTGGTTGAACCGCGAGTGAAAAAAGTCATCTTTAGCcagactgtatcatcgtcaatgacGAAACAGAGTACAGTTTAGTTAAAGAACTTATCGCCTCAAATGAgtccatcctatccctgctactAAGTGTAGTACACCCTTGGCGCTGCACGAGTCCCTGGGTATCAACAGTATtctttgatgatagaggtccTGAGGTGATGATACGCATCTCTCTTATCCAGACGACTGTCGAGTGAGGGCCAAGCTCTTGTCATTGTAGAATTAGCATCACTGTTCTCCGAGGACCAGGCAACACAAGACCACCTGCtgcagggtgtgtggggagacacCAGGACCAACTGCCGGGTCTTTATCCTGCTGGTGGACGAGAGCAGCAGTACCAACCTCCCCTTCAGGTAACGACATATAGAATGCAACTCCATTTTCACTGTGAGGGACATGGCTGTATAGCCTCTTGAGGTAGATTGTATATACAGAGGGAACACCATACACGATATTTTCATCTGAGAATTATTTTCTACTGATGTTACCTCAAGGTTAACACGACATTTCGTTCAAGGTcaggaaaaaagagggagaaggaaaagtAACAGGAAGATTTGTGTTCTGATGTGAACAGCAAACTTATGTTCCAGGTTCCTGGAATCATCGAGGCTGTGGCTGGAGCCAGAGGCACCCGTTGTGGTGATAGGAGGCCCAGCAGCAGTGAgagccctcacccaccacactagtCTACGTAACACCATCCATATGTTGGGTCTCACACTCCACGACTTTAAACACGTCACGTCACCAGGCGATACCTGGCTCAGGAGAGGAACCCTGGAGAAAGGTGACGCCTCCTTGTACATATGTAGGTAATATGTAGGCGGTCGTCTTGTtgagggaaaacacacacacacacacacacactcttccaataTGGTTGGTTCACACTGAAAGGAACTTCACATCAAACCTCATTTCCAATgcgctatatttatatatatttcagctgAGAGTAAAGACGTGAAGGTGTTTCGACGGTGTCTTTACTGCAACGACGGAGGGATGGGCATCCAGCAGCTTCTACAGGAGTCAAGCCCGTCTTCTCCAGTCCAGTGGAGGGATGGTGACACTGTCTTCCCTGGTGGGTCGTCTGCAGGGAGGTGATGAGTATCTTTGCCATCtaatttcttccttttctttttagatGCTTTCTCTTAATTGGCATAGATCAACCTCAGCTATTAATTCATCCATTCATGTTAGAAATTCGTGACTAAACAAAGGTAGACGAAATGTACCACAATCATTacatttcttcttgttcttttgCATGTTTTCACGTGGTCAGATCAGTATTTGGTATTGTCTTTTCAGTTTacctagagaaaaaaaattatgtatctcTTACGTTGGTTTATCTAAAACCGAAAAAGATTTAACTCAAGTACACAAGTAATACTTTGTATATTTCCAGTACATTTCCAGTACATTTTCCCAGTACATTTCCAGGCAGCTTGGCTTCGTTAATCTGTAAAAAGCTTTCTCTAACCTTCCTGTCTTGTTTAGTACAACATTCGCACGGAATCTTTCCCGTTGAATAAAGATTATTCAGATGATATAACAGGAACGAAATATGTTAACCTTCCCTCAGATCTAGTACCGCGACCCTCAGGCAAAAAGAATCTTTAAAAATATCCTGGGTCATTAACAGGACTCCTTCATAGAAATTAGTCCCGTGAGGGATGATTACAAATTGGAATTAATAAACTACTTTTGATGTATTTTCAGAAGACTTTCAGGACTTCAAGGGTCACACTTTCCAGGTAGTGACGGGTACGTACTTTCCATTCATCGACTATGAGAAGAGTAAAACAGATGGGGACAGTTTACTAACTCCACGGGATTGCCTTGACGTCCGGATACTCAATGCCATCTCCACTCAGCTGAATTTCACGTGAGACTGAAGTGTTCTATGCCTGtcttcttccatttctctccatttctGCTTTTCTAGCTCGTttgtcagttatatatatacgtttatttcttctttctcattctgCTGGACCCACACAACAATTTCAAATCGATTAAGGCACTTGGAAAATACTTTTACAATGTAATGATACGTTTTtacactactgtataccacacgaTTGTTAGACAGACAGAAATTCATAAATTTCCTTTGTGAGAGTTGACTGGTTCAACTGTACTATTCAACTACGTTACATTTCTTTATAAACACTGCTATGAAAATATCGTCTCGTTGACCACAGGGTTTTATTACCATTCGTTTAACATCATTAGAGGAAAATTGGTAGAACTTAACCTTTAGTTACTGTTGCTATAAAAGGAGAAATCAACAGAATTCATAGACAAACAGAAACTCAGGTACATAGCTAGACCTTGAAGGTGAAATATGAATTACATTTCGAGAGATGGAATAGCTGAGGATAAATGCACACAGAGAGCAACATATCCTCACACTAACCATCTAAATCATTCGCTAGTCAGATATGATTTCTTAATGAACACTGTTATTAAGATTGGATAATGTCCAGACATCAAACATACCACAGGTACTGTTTGAATATTAAATTGACTAATATCTCCCTCAAGTCTACAGTTGAAGTTTTAGACGTCTCTATAGTTCAAAAAATTGTCATAGGCATTTATCTTTAAGTCAtctgcttgcttgtctgttctttCCATACCAAACTCTACGTGTCTGACATCTCTTCGACAATATGTTCAGAAAACTATGATAGGATCCAATGAGCTGTTACTGTTTGCATAACACCTTTTCCTTCGTATTTTCTGCATGACTCAAATATCATCTGACATCAACTTTATTCACAAAAATGAATCTGCACTACTTCATCTTATAAaacttttattcattcattattttaaCTATTCATtgcacacatacaatatatacgTCAGGAGATAATTACATGGAAATTACTTTCTTTGAATAACCTATAAGACTGCTAGGTTTTAACCTGAGGGCACGTCTAAGAGGTATCGTCAGATATGTCCACAATTTCGTGACTGAATCGACTGGTACACTTCAGATTTGAGATGCGAGAGCCATGGTATGGGAAATGGGGAGTTCCCATGACTGGTGGCAACTGGTCGGGCATCGTGGGAACCTTACAGCACCACAAGGcagacttctccctcaacctgaCGCCATCACCAGCGAGGATGGAggtcatcacccacaccaagATCTATACATATGATCCCTTGCTTATAGCGTCCCCGAAGCCTAAGGCTTTACCGCGACACTCAGCCCTTCTGAGGCCATTTACAGGTAACATGATCTACATCTCATGGATTTAGTTCATCCCTCCCAAGAGACCTAACACATCTGTATAGCTTCAACCAGTGTTCTTCCATAGGTGAATGCTCTTTTCCAGCCTATATATTCTCTTCCCCAATCATAGAAATACATGtgccaaattttcttcattttgaaaGCCATGGGAAAGGACATACTACCCACAGactatatatacataggatgcATAGAtgaaaaatgtacagcttcttaaAGTAATTCTAACCAATGGATAACACCGCTGGTGACAGTATATGTCATGCAACTACAGATGACAAatggtgtgtctctctctctctctctctctctctctctctctctctctctctctctctctctctctctctctctctctctctctctctctctctctctctctctctctctctctctctctctctctctctctctctctccaggtgaccTGTGGGTGATGGTCATCGTCTTCACGTCTGCCGCTGGTGTTATCCTGTGGCTGCTGCAGACGACGTGGTCTCGGGCGTCTGGTCATCCAGGCATAAGACTCGTGCCTGCCCTTTCCTATACGTGGGGAGTCTTACTGCAAGAGACGGTCGCCTACTCCTCCGTCAGTATCAGTGACCAGGTGAAGTAATCGTCGGGTCGTTTTTCTCGATATGCTGAGCACATCTACCTGTGCATTATATCAAATGGATTAAGAACACTATAAAACAAAAGGAACTAACTGAATATAAACATTTAGTTAGCAGTAGACAGAATACCATCATCTACAATATGACACATTAATCCTGGATCCTGATATACATAGGATGCATGAATAGCCTAGCAGGCAGAGTGAATCTCGAAGGACCTTCTTTCCTTATTCTTATTTGGTTCTTTACATGTTCAGGTATTTGTTGGATGGTGGATGTTGTCGTGTCTGCTCATTGATGCGTCTTATCGCTCCTCCCTCATTGCTCACCTCTCAGCACAGAGTAAGTTCCTACCCATTAACTCCTTCGAGGATATTCTCAAGCGAGACGGATGGTCCTGGGGCGTGATTCCATTACGTGGAACCACTTTCCTTTTCTTCAACCAGACGAGTGATCCGGTTATCCAAGAGATATATAAAAACGCCCAGGTGGGTTCATGACACTcatgaacatttttctttttctctctctctcaaaattagATGTATTCTGAAATTACTGTCCTAGATATTCGATACAGTTCTTATAAAAACACATTACAAAATAATGATTGATTTTTATGCTATGACTTACCCTCCTCTTTTGTACTTTCGTACTTTTCTGTTTTTGTGCTTTTTatacttttgatatttttttccgtCATTGCTCCAAGTTTCATCCCAGGAAATTGATGTGAACCACTCACCTCTACATGCTCTAAGATCGAATCCGAAATGACTCGAACGATAACCTTTGACCAAAACCATCACAAGTGATGCCCATGGGATTCGATCCCAAGGCATTGTCCGGGGGAATGGTACACATCGATCTCCTCTCATCAAAGGACGagagagatatagaaaaaaaaaagagaatctacATATCAATAACTTATTAGACTAAGGAGGAGACTTCCTCGCCTTGTCTGACTCCCTTATGATATATCTTCAGATATACGATCAACTGCCGGGGATAAAGAGGGTGTTGGCTGGAGGCTTCTCCTTCATCAATTACAAGTCGCAGATCGACACTGAAATTGCGCCCTTCTACCAGGATAGATATGGCAACCTGCCCCTCCACCTGAGCGCTACTAAGTACCCGATTCTAGGAGGCAATGCCT includes these proteins:
- the LOC139752064 gene encoding probable glutamate receptor → MLVIKELHGDEDLVSDVGGVSLKKVDVIVSQVVRHHHLAGCHLVLASTTTTTDHTTIFHSILRRLSSEGQALVIVELASLFSEDQATQDHLLQGVWGDTRTNCRVFILLVDESSSTNLPFRFLESSRLWLEPEAPVVVIGGPAAVRALTHHTSLRNTIHMLGLTLHDFKHVTSPGDTWLRRGTLEKAESKDVKVFRRCLYCNDGGMGIQQLLQESSPSSPVQWRDGDTVFPEDFQDFKGHTFQVVTGTYFPFIDYEKSKTDGDSLLTPRDCLDVRILNAISTQLNFTFEMREPWYGKWGVPMTGGNWSGIVGTLQHHKADFSLNLTPSPARMEVITHTKIYTYDPLLIASPKPKALPRHSALLRPFTGDLWVMVIVFTSAAGVILWLLQTTWSRASGHPGIRLVPALSYTWGVLLQETVAYSSVSISDQVFVGWWMLSCLLIDASYRSSLIAHLSAQSKFLPINSFEDILKRDGWSWGVIPLRGTTFLFFNQTSDPVIQEIYKNAQIYDQLPGIKRVLAGGFSFINYKSQIDTEIAPFYQDRYGNLPLHLSATKYPILGGNAWGVRQGAPFLGQLRQMKQRLIEAGLVDFWLQDVIQIRVRKFRANRSETFSMMDSEVEDGQVVLGLDHLQGAFYLLLLGLALAFTTLLWETLALRYTGDHQTHIPG